In Candidatus Manganitrophaceae bacterium, the genomic stretch GGTGTGTACCACATTCGGGAGATGGCTCCCCGTCCCGGGATGATTCTTCTTGATTTAAACCTCCCGAAGGTGAGCGGTTGGGAGGTGCTGAAGCAGATAAAGCAGGATAGGGGACTCAAGTCGATCCCGGTGGTTGTCTTAACGGTCTCGAACCGGGAAGAAGATATTCATCTTTGTTATAATCTTGGGGTCAATACCTATATCCAGAAACCGGTTGAATTTGTTGAGTTCTTGCGGGTGATCAATACGATACAGGAATATTGGGGCCTGGCGGCCCTTCTTCCCCCTGTTCCCCATAGAGGGGGCTTCTAAAATCAGCACACCCATCTAAGACTCTGTGGATGTGGTGCTTATCCTTACGTATGGACAATAGGTTGCGGTTCTGAGCTTCTCGCACCTCATCCTGAAGGCTTATCCAGGCATGCTGATGGGGGCGGCTTGCTCGCTTTCTACACGAGGCCGTCCTGTTTTGCCGGAAGTCGGATGGAAAAAGTGGTTCCCTGTCCAACGGAGCTTGCGATCATGATTTGCCCTCCGTGATTTCGGATCGTCCCCAAGGCGACGGCAAGCCCGAGTCCTGTTCCCTTTCCGACAGGTTTGGTGGTAAAGAAAGGATCAAATATTTTATCAAGGTGGGTCGGATCAATCCCGCTTCCGGAATCCTTTAAAAGAATCTGGACCATTTGATTCCCACGAGATAACTTCCCATCTCGGGGAGACCCTCTCTGTTCAATTCGAATTAAATGTGTGGTGACTTGAATCCTGCCTTCCCCTTCGATAGCGTCAATCGCGTTCAGGAAGAGATTGACCATCACTTGTAGAATCTGATCGCCGTCCGCATGAAGATCAGGAAGGTGGGGATCCAGGTCGGTGTGAATCGAGATGCCCTTTGCTTTGGCGTGTTGTTCGATAAGATCAATTCCTTTATTGATGACCCGGTTGATGTCTAGGCGCTTCTTCTCAATCGGCTCTCCGCGGGCAAACGTCAAGAGATGCTGGATCAGACGGGTCATACGGTCAATCTGTTCAATGATAATCATCAAGCCCTTGGCCGTCTTTTCTTCCTTCGTATGCCTTAACAGAGATTCGGCACGTCCGAGAATGACATTCATCGGGGTACCAACTTCATGGGCCAGTCCTGAGGCAAGGGTTCCCATGGCGGCCATTTTCTCTGTTTGGAGCAGGGCCTGTTCCAGTTGTATTTTCTCGGTGATATCTGTCACGATGGAAATGCCGAATGTAACATCCCCTTCTTTTCCACGAACAGGAAGGGATGAAATGGAGAGATGGCGTTCCTGTCCAAGTTCGGAAGCAATTTCTCCCTCAATATCGGCGATGCCTTTGCCTTCAAATACGGTTTGAATGATTTCCAAAATTTTCTCAGGATTGCTCCCTTTTATGATTACCTTTAAAATATTGTTCTCTTTCATCTCTTCATCGGGGATGTTAAGGAGGTCTGAAAAGGCTTTGTTCCAAAGGAGTATCTTTCCTTGTTTGTTGAAGGTAAAGAGAGGGATGGAGGTGTCCTCGAATATAGAGATGAAACCAAGCTCGTAGGCTTCCAGACGGATTTTTTTCTCTGCCAATTCCTCCTGTAGTTTACGGATTTGTTCGTACAGTTGGTGTCTTGATTCGTTGTTTTTTTTTCGGGAATTTCCGGAGGAATCCGCGCTGGATCGTTTCATCTTTGCCTCTTGAAGTACTGAACCGTGAATTCAACTTGTAAGTGCAACTCTTTCAGTGGGGTTAGAGGGCAAGCTGCGGTAGTATCGTGGTTTTTCTCACCGCCAAGCGAGAGGAGCACAAATGCGCTACACGCAGCTTACCCAAGGAGAACGATACCAGATTTATATCCTTAAGCAAACAGGCCATAATCAGAGAGAGATGGCAGACACTCTGGAACGAGACAAATCGACGATCAGCCGGGAGATCCGACGTAACAGAGGGCTTCGAGTATATCGACCGAAGCAGGCCCACGCGTTTGTTGTGGCGAGGCGTCATATGAAGGTGCGGCCTCGTATTGACAGCCAACTCTGGTCGCACATCGAGACTCTCATTCGTCAGGAGTGGAGTCCCGA encodes the following:
- a CDS encoding IS30 family transposase gives rise to the protein MRYTQLTQGERYQIYILKQTGHNQREMADTLERDKSTISREIRRNRGLRVYRPKQAHAFVVARRHMKVRPRIDSQLWSHIETLIRQEWSPEQIASRLEMEQRGRISHEWIYQ
- a CDS encoding response regulator gives rise to the protein MNDIQALRILLVEDNLHDIEIARRAFSKGHIRNELFIVRDGEKALDYLYRQGVYHIREMAPRPGMILLDLNLPKVSGWEVLKQIKQDRGLKSIPVVVLTVSNREEDIHLCYNLGVNTYIQKPVEFVEFLRVINTIQEYWGLAALLPPVPHRGGF
- a CDS encoding PAS domain S-box protein, whose protein sequence is MKRSSADSSGNSRKKNNESRHQLYEQIRKLQEELAEKKIRLEAYELGFISIFEDTSIPLFTFNKQGKILLWNKAFSDLLNIPDEEMKENNILKVIIKGSNPEKILEIIQTVFEGKGIADIEGEIASELGQERHLSISSLPVRGKEGDVTFGISIVTDITEKIQLEQALLQTEKMAAMGTLASGLAHEVGTPMNVILGRAESLLRHTKEEKTAKGLMIIIEQIDRMTRLIQHLLTFARGEPIEKKRLDINRVINKGIDLIEQHAKAKGISIHTDLDPHLPDLHADGDQILQVMVNLFLNAIDAIEGEGRIQVTTHLIRIEQRGSPRDGKLSRGNQMVQILLKDSGSGIDPTHLDKIFDPFFTTKPVGKGTGLGLAVALGTIRNHGGQIMIASSVGQGTTFSIRLPAKQDGLV